In Pseudomonadota bacterium, a genomic segment contains:
- a CDS encoding serine/threonine protein kinase — translation MAESKDYLDSFVQLPELNTREERTALWRRSMATLANAAVGQRPVPLEGIHPGRILTGVRTAFASNLIDDLDWLSPPAAARALYELASATPQGSEKRELGRRVLTRLYAGDAETFIALACAFAMDSRKTLTRPPVRARVALAMGLPLGLATQADRLALSLVSQPELRHQWLAQPAVGSLPSRRFAARLLERAARAATLRAAQGDMGHLRVFRDPVVMEAWRRLLADRESLVWRHVAVARGLLSRALPELSDVIQRHLAPALTPTEWRRAATSLATQVSFDRDQAARQCVEVLRGPLVKRDPGLAGSVVFGLARAADAEPELAEELLDQAVRHGSLEAAESLVELRRERLGRGLGAWASRYCAGQLREEATKARGDDGHLALCEALIRDLTPRDERAANLRDHLDDALAAFAGRGAEPASSAAREVFDRVVHMLADLERTYRIEPNARLRAFGLLRELDLTLLETSTLTHLMMLGARTGQTSASAAPLDGAARLDGVYDRLTDLLLELERAPIQDGQPLRHPLLRMRRLRSLLHLIDAEGDLGDETEGQRERRLRSAKILFERVRDDAPSRLRRVMCATLARACDALVRDNVCKLSDVFVAATDHVTSREDLATLAEASMMPDFENVVGAYAELLGGLEQPHPGGAATGSHTRGILDALRRVGEELPWANSSRVTALRLALLRLVSELERVATARRLDDLAAGPDVTILGHLETTLHTLALLTAGARRRLMDDARREVPASAGAMRMLDLAAETVRQDGKADVAGAVAALSGVLREELPPAIAESAIRIVARVAALPAAGPGLAPASVIPPPRQTLPIPAWLPASRTIGGFHVRRCLGAGSGGSVFVVARAEERHEPHATELALKVPEYDASVALTLSEDEFLRMFREEAGALLAVPNHTNLAGFVTFDAGAKPKPILVMELVEGPTLERVIELGALAMDEALAVLDGVAAGLEAMHRAGVGHLDVKPSNVILRSAGNAGPQPPAPVLVDFGLAGRQLRPGCATANYGAPEIWGLVPEGRTPTPMSADAYALACLAFELLTGVTLFGGSTHLEIIRSHLAHDGFPPALAQLRAQAGLFGLSDLLASMLRRDPASRLPVAEFRERLGSLAPRLSSTPWPLPADLQASTS, via the coding sequence ATGGCTGAAAGCAAGGACTATCTCGACAGTTTCGTTCAGCTGCCCGAGCTGAACACGCGCGAGGAGCGCACGGCGCTCTGGCGCCGCAGCATGGCCACGCTGGCAAACGCCGCGGTAGGTCAGCGCCCCGTGCCGCTCGAAGGCATCCACCCCGGACGCATCCTGACAGGCGTCCGCACCGCGTTCGCAAGCAACCTGATCGACGACCTGGATTGGCTGTCGCCGCCCGCGGCGGCACGCGCACTGTACGAGCTTGCCTCGGCGACTCCGCAGGGCAGCGAGAAGCGCGAGCTTGGCAGGCGCGTGCTGACCCGTTTGTACGCGGGCGATGCGGAGACATTCATCGCCCTCGCCTGCGCATTCGCCATGGATTCGCGCAAGACGCTCACGAGACCGCCCGTCCGCGCGCGGGTGGCACTCGCCATGGGGCTCCCGCTCGGGCTCGCCACCCAGGCGGACCGCCTGGCGTTATCGCTGGTGTCGCAGCCGGAGCTGCGGCATCAGTGGCTGGCCCAACCCGCAGTCGGCTCGCTGCCCTCCCGGCGTTTCGCCGCACGCCTGCTCGAGAGGGCGGCGCGCGCGGCAACCCTGCGGGCCGCTCAAGGCGACATGGGCCACTTGCGGGTGTTCCGCGATCCCGTCGTGATGGAAGCGTGGCGGCGGCTGCTGGCCGACAGGGAGTCGCTGGTTTGGCGCCACGTGGCGGTCGCCCGCGGCTTGTTGTCCCGGGCTCTGCCTGAGCTGTCGGACGTGATTCAGCGCCATCTGGCGCCGGCCCTGACACCGACCGAATGGCGCCGCGCAGCGACCTCACTGGCCACCCAGGTATCGTTCGATCGCGATCAAGCAGCTCGCCAGTGCGTCGAGGTGCTGCGCGGACCCCTGGTCAAGCGCGATCCGGGATTGGCTGGGAGCGTCGTATTCGGGCTTGCCCGCGCAGCCGACGCCGAGCCCGAGCTGGCGGAGGAGCTGCTCGACCAAGCGGTGCGGCATGGGTCTCTCGAAGCGGCCGAGTCCCTGGTCGAGCTGCGCCGCGAACGTCTCGGCAGGGGGCTCGGCGCCTGGGCCAGCCGCTACTGCGCTGGACAGCTGCGTGAGGAAGCCACCAAAGCTCGAGGCGATGACGGGCACCTGGCTCTGTGCGAGGCGCTCATCCGTGATCTCACGCCGCGCGATGAGCGAGCCGCCAACCTGCGCGATCATCTCGACGACGCACTAGCGGCTTTTGCCGGGCGCGGGGCCGAGCCGGCCAGTTCCGCCGCGCGCGAGGTGTTCGACCGCGTTGTGCACATGCTTGCCGACCTCGAACGGACCTACAGGATCGAGCCGAACGCCCGACTGCGGGCTTTTGGTCTGCTGCGCGAGCTCGATCTGACCCTGCTCGAAACCTCGACGCTCACGCATCTCATGATGCTGGGTGCGAGAACAGGACAGACGAGCGCCTCGGCCGCACCCCTCGACGGGGCCGCGCGCCTAGATGGAGTCTACGATCGCCTGACCGATTTGCTGCTCGAGCTGGAGCGCGCGCCAATCCAGGACGGTCAGCCGCTGCGCCACCCGCTTTTGCGCATGCGCCGACTGCGATCGCTGCTGCATCTGATCGACGCCGAAGGCGACTTGGGGGACGAGACGGAGGGACAACGTGAGCGGCGCCTTCGCTCGGCCAAGATCCTGTTCGAACGGGTGCGAGATGACGCACCATCGAGGCTGCGCCGTGTGATGTGCGCCACGCTTGCGCGCGCCTGCGATGCCCTGGTGCGAGACAACGTATGCAAGCTTTCGGACGTGTTCGTGGCGGCCACCGACCACGTCACTTCGCGGGAGGATCTGGCCACGCTGGCGGAAGCCTCGATGATGCCAGACTTCGAAAACGTGGTGGGAGCCTACGCGGAGCTGCTTGGTGGGCTCGAACAGCCGCATCCAGGCGGCGCAGCCACCGGCTCCCATACCAGGGGCATCCTGGACGCCCTTCGCCGCGTGGGCGAGGAGCTGCCATGGGCGAACAGCTCGCGCGTGACAGCGCTGCGATTGGCGCTGCTACGGCTGGTGAGCGAGCTCGAGCGTGTGGCCACCGCGCGCAGGTTGGACGATCTCGCCGCGGGGCCGGACGTCACGATCCTCGGCCACCTCGAAACCACACTGCACACCCTGGCGCTGCTGACCGCAGGGGCGCGACGGCGGCTCATGGACGACGCAAGACGCGAGGTTCCTGCAAGCGCCGGTGCCATGCGCATGTTGGACTTGGCTGCCGAAACGGTCAGACAGGATGGCAAGGCCGACGTCGCAGGTGCGGTGGCGGCGCTCTCCGGCGTGCTTCGCGAGGAACTGCCGCCTGCCATAGCGGAGAGCGCGATCCGGATCGTTGCCCGCGTCGCAGCGCTGCCGGCGGCCGGCCCGGGCCTGGCGCCGGCAAGTGTGATCCCTCCACCACGGCAAACGCTGCCCATCCCGGCCTGGCTCCCCGCAAGCCGTACCATTGGGGGGTTTCACGTGCGCCGTTGCCTCGGTGCTGGATCGGGCGGGTCGGTGTTCGTGGTGGCTCGCGCGGAAGAACGCCACGAGCCGCACGCGACCGAGCTTGCGCTCAAGGTGCCCGAGTACGATGCGTCGGTGGCGCTCACCCTGTCGGAGGACGAATTCTTACGGATGTTTCGCGAAGAGGCAGGCGCACTGCTGGCCGTCCCGAACCACACCAACCTCGCCGGCTTCGTGACCTTCGACGCCGGCGCCAAGCCGAAGCCCATCTTGGTCATGGAGCTTGTGGAGGGCCCTACGCTCGAGCGCGTCATCGAATTGGGCGCCTTGGCCATGGACGAGGCCCTGGCGGTGCTCGACGGCGTCGCGGCCGGTCTAGAGGCGATGCACCGCGCCGGCGTGGGGCACCTGGATGTCAAGCCCTCCAACGTGATCCTGCGCAGCGCGGGCAATGCAGGCCCTCAGCCCCCGGCGCCGGTGCTCGTGGATTTCGGGCTAGCCGGCCGCCAACTGCGTCCGGGCTGCGCAACCGCCAACTACGGGGCTCCGGAGATCTGGGGTTTGGTACCGGAGGGACGCACGCCTACGCCTATGAGCGCCGACGCCTACGCCCTTGCGTGCCTGGCATTCGAGCTGCTGACCGGCGTCACGCTGTTTGGTGGATCGACCCACCTCGAGATAATCCGCAGCCACCTTGCTCACGACGGCTTTCCACCTGCCCTGGCGCAACTACGGGCGCAAGCCGGGCTCTTTGGCCTGAGCGATCTGCTGGCCTCGATGCTGCGACGCGATCCGGCTTCGCGGCTACCCGTAGCGGAGTTCCGCGAAAGACTCGGGTCGCTCGCACCGCGATTGTCCAGCACGCCCTGGCCGCTCCCGGCAGACCTGCAAGCCAGCACGAGCTAG